In a single window of the Deinococcus aetherius genome:
- a CDS encoding ABC transporter substrate-binding protein, which produces MPRALLVLSALVLSSASLAATVAEVKKKGVLVLGTDPTFAPFEFKGPGGEVQGFDIDIARALAADLGVRLEVRPVGFGALMPQAVTSGRVDMAMSGITITPERAKVVSFSAPYYRSAQVFIVRGGNPGKFSWPGDVKGKTIGVQANTTGQYVAGDVLKPRGATIKVYDDFAAGLADVKAGRIAALIGDAPTVADLQKRLPGQYAQAGKDLAAEDYGMVFARGSDLAAAANRTLARLRSSGEYQKLLNRWIVQK; this is translated from the coding sequence ATGCCGCGCGCCCTCCTCGTCCTGTCGGCCCTGGTCCTGTCCTCCGCCTCGCTCGCCGCCACCGTCGCCGAGGTGAAGAAGAAGGGCGTCCTCGTCCTGGGCACCGACCCCACCTTCGCCCCCTTCGAGTTCAAGGGGCCCGGCGGGGAGGTGCAGGGCTTCGACATCGACATCGCCCGCGCCCTCGCCGCCGACCTGGGGGTGCGGCTGGAGGTGCGCCCCGTGGGCTTCGGCGCCCTGATGCCCCAGGCGGTCACGTCGGGTCGAGTGGACATGGCGATGAGCGGCATCACGATCACCCCCGAGCGGGCGAAGGTCGTCAGTTTCAGCGCGCCCTACTACCGCAGCGCGCAGGTCTTCATCGTGCGGGGCGGTAATCCCGGCAAGTTCTCCTGGCCTGGCGACGTGAAGGGCAAGACGATTGGGGTGCAGGCGAACACGACCGGGCAGTACGTGGCGGGCGACGTACTGAAGCCCAGGGGCGCGACCATCAAGGTCTACGACGACTTCGCCGCCGGGCTCGCCGACGTTAAGGCGGGCCGCATCGCCGCCCTGATCGGAGACGCGCCCACCGTCGCCGACCTGCAAAAACGGCTGCCGGGCCAGTACGCGCAGGCCGGGAAGGACCTCGCCGCCGAGGACTACGGCATGGTCTTCGCCAGGGGCAGCGACCTCGCCGCCGCCGCGAACCGGACGCTGGCGCGGCTGCGGTCGAGCGGGGAATATCAGAAGCTGCTGAACAGGTGGATCGTGCAGAAGTAG
- the glmU gene encoding bifunctional UDP-N-acetylglucosamine diphosphorylase/glucosamine-1-phosphate N-acetyltransferase GlmU: MTDNNRPLDVVILAAGQGTRMRSALPKVLHPVAGRPMVAWAVKAAQELGARNVIVVTGHGAGQVEAALKDSGVHFARQDRQLGTGHAFLCGAAALPGDGADILVLYGDTPLLRTETLRALLADHRAGESAFTILTGELPDATGYGRIIRDASGDVERIVEEKAATPQQKAVREFNSGVYLMDGRAPDLARRITNTNAAGEYYLTDLLELYRREGARVRAFRLQDPDEVTGANDRTGLAQAEAILRRRINMAHMRAGVTLQDPDTTRIEDTVTLGRDVTVEPGVILRGETQVADGVTLGAYSVVTDSVLGAGVVVKPHSVLEGARVGEGSDVGPFARLRPGTVLGKDVHVGNFVETKNAHLDEGVKAGHLAYLGDVTVGAETNIGAGTIVANFDGVNKHQTRVGAGVFIGSNSTLIAPRVVGDAAFVAAGSTLHEDVPDGALAVARGKQRTLEGWSRRYWGGMREKVGEKLPWLAGWLERQG; encoded by the coding sequence ATGACTGACAACAATCGTCCGCTGGACGTGGTGATTCTCGCGGCGGGACAGGGCACCCGCATGAGGTCGGCGCTGCCCAAGGTGCTGCACCCGGTTGCGGGCCGCCCGATGGTGGCCTGGGCGGTGAAGGCGGCGCAGGAACTCGGCGCGCGGAACGTGATCGTGGTGACCGGACACGGGGCCGGGCAGGTGGAGGCGGCGCTGAAGGACTCCGGGGTGCACTTCGCTCGGCAGGACCGCCAACTGGGCACCGGGCACGCCTTCCTGTGCGGGGCGGCTGCCCTGCCGGGGGACGGGGCGGACATCCTCGTGCTGTACGGCGACACGCCCCTGCTGAGGACCGAGACGCTGCGCGCGTTGCTCGCCGACCACCGCGCCGGTGAATCGGCCTTCACGATCCTGACGGGCGAGTTGCCCGACGCGACCGGCTACGGCCGGATCATCCGGGACGCCAGCGGCGACGTGGAGCGCATCGTGGAGGAGAAGGCGGCGACTCCACAGCAGAAGGCGGTGCGCGAGTTCAACTCGGGCGTGTACCTGATGGACGGGCGGGCCCCGGACCTCGCGCGGCGCATCACGAACACGAACGCGGCGGGCGAGTATTACCTGACCGACCTGCTGGAACTGTACCGCCGGGAGGGCGCGCGGGTCCGCGCCTTCCGCCTCCAGGACCCCGACGAGGTGACCGGCGCGAACGACCGCACCGGGCTCGCCCAGGCCGAGGCCATCCTGCGCCGCCGCATCAACATGGCCCACATGCGCGCCGGGGTGACCCTGCAAGACCCCGACACCACCCGCATCGAGGACACCGTGACCCTCGGCCGCGACGTGACGGTCGAGCCGGGCGTGATCCTGCGCGGAGAGACACAGGTGGCGGACGGCGTGACCCTGGGGGCCTACAGCGTGGTGACCGACTCCGTGCTGGGTGCGGGCGTGGTGGTCAAGCCCCACAGCGTCCTGGAGGGCGCGCGGGTGGGCGAGGGAAGCGACGTGGGCCCCTTCGCCCGGCTGCGGCCCGGCACCGTGCTGGGCAAGGACGTTCACGTCGGCAACTTCGTCGAGACCAAGAACGCGCACCTCGACGAGGGCGTCAAGGCTGGACACCTCGCCTACCTGGGGGACGTAACGGTCGGCGCGGAGACGAACATCGGGGCCGGGACCATCGTCGCCAACTTCGACGGGGTGAACAAGCACCAGACCCGGGTCGGCGCGGGCGTCTTTATCGGCTCCAACTCGACGTTGATCGCCCCGCGCGTGGTCGGCGACGCGGCCTTCGTCGCGGCGGGCAGCACCCTCCACGAGGACGTGCCCGATGGGGCGCTGGCCGTCGCGCGGGGCAAGCAGCGCACCCTGGAGGGCTGGTCGCGCCGCTACTGGGGCGGCATGAGGGAGAAGGTGGGCGAGAAGCTGCCGTGGCTGGCGGGATGGCTGGAACGGCAGGGGTAA
- the lgt gene encoding prolipoprotein diacylglyceryl transferase produces the protein MDPVFLQIGSFTIAWYGVLITLGIVAGVWVGTRLARQRGLNVDLFNDMILWMIVWGLVGARLVFVLTSWEQFQNIPFPRVLLDVINLRQGGISIHGGLIGGILVLIYYTRRHKLNFYEYADLCVPGVAFGIIGGRIGNIMNGTDTVGRVTGWPIGYRWPDSARAFHEGMCVRNPNPDMDLSRYCQEIGGQLVMTAPVHFTQLYGVIIGIILSVAAYFWLRSRKAGWAFWQFWLWYSILRAGFEETFRLNPLALKSYLSQGLQAPGIGLWTDTHLISIPLIIVSILMLLRIRNRPDRREAPVLGHPGTAEA, from the coding sequence ATGGATCCGGTCTTCCTTCAAATTGGCAGTTTCACGATTGCCTGGTACGGCGTGCTCATCACGCTCGGCATCGTCGCGGGTGTGTGGGTGGGCACCCGGCTCGCCCGTCAGCGCGGCCTGAACGTGGACCTCTTCAACGACATGATCTTGTGGATGATCGTCTGGGGACTCGTCGGCGCCCGGCTGGTCTTCGTCCTCACCTCTTGGGAGCAGTTTCAGAACATCCCCTTTCCGCGCGTGCTGCTCGACGTCATCAACCTGCGTCAGGGCGGCATCTCGATCCACGGCGGCCTGATCGGCGGCATCCTGGTGCTGATCTACTACACCCGGCGGCACAAACTAAACTTCTACGAGTACGCCGACCTGTGCGTGCCCGGCGTCGCCTTCGGGATCATCGGCGGGCGGATCGGCAACATCATGAACGGCACAGACACGGTCGGGCGAGTCACCGGCTGGCCCATCGGCTACCGCTGGCCCGACTCGGCCCGCGCCTTTCACGAGGGCATGTGCGTTCGCAACCCCAACCCCGACATGGACCTCTCGCGCTACTGCCAGGAGATCGGCGGGCAACTCGTCATGACGGCCCCCGTCCACTTCACCCAGCTCTACGGGGTGATCATCGGGATCATCCTCTCGGTCGCCGCGTACTTCTGGCTGCGGTCGCGCAAGGCAGGGTGGGCCTTCTGGCAGTTCTGGCTGTGGTACTCGATCCTGCGCGCCGGGTTCGAGGAGACTTTCCGCCTCAATCCCCTCGCCCTGAAGTCCTACCTGAGCCAGGGCCTCCAGGCGCCGGGCATCGGCCTGTGGACGGACACGCACCTCATCAGCATCCCTCTGATCATCGTGAGCATCCTGATGCTGCTCAGAATCCGCAACCGGCCCGACCGCAGGGAGGCGCCGGTCCTCGGTCACCCGGGGACAGCGGAGGCGTAG
- a CDS encoding nucleotidyltransferase family protein — protein sequence MTQEDFLRIVRLNPVNAALLDRLPELGTSQTHLVAGALFQTVWNVLSGQPPGDHLRDYDLFYWDADTSYEAEDAVIRRADTLFADLGARIEVRNQARVHLWFPGKHGLHRPPLHSAREGIDQFLVECTCVGIGVGSDLYAPFGLDDLAAGRLRRNPRNHTPGLYAAKVADYQARWPWLREVEEG from the coding sequence ATGACCCAAGAGGACTTTCTCCGGATCGTCCGGCTCAACCCGGTGAACGCCGCCCTCCTCGACCGCCTCCCCGAGTTGGGCACCTCCCAGACCCACCTCGTCGCCGGGGCCCTCTTCCAGACGGTGTGGAACGTCCTGAGCGGTCAGCCCCCGGGGGATCACCTCCGCGACTACGACCTCTTCTACTGGGACGCCGACACGAGCTACGAGGCCGAGGACGCCGTCATCCGCCGCGCCGACACCCTCTTCGCCGACCTAGGGGCCCGGATCGAGGTCCGCAACCAGGCGAGGGTCCACCTGTGGTTTCCCGGGAAGCACGGCCTCCACCGCCCCCCCCTGCATAGCGCCCGCGAGGGAATAGACCAGTTTCTCGTCGAATGCACCTGCGTCGGCATCGGCGTGGGGAGCGACCTGTACGCGCCCTTCGGCCTGGACGACCTCGCGGCGGGTCGCCTGCGCCGCAACCCACGGAACCACACCCCGGGGCTGTACGCCGCCAAGGTGGCGGACTATCAGGCGAGATGGCCGTGGTTGAGGGAGGTGGAGGAGGGGTAG
- the tatC gene encoding twin-arginine translocase subunit TatC has product MTTPPADLKSAPLLDHLEELRKRIIISLVFLAIGVVITFQYRLQLIELVKAPLQASEQYRENAVTVVTLGLTDQFILTLNLSFWAGLALALPFILWQVWAFIAPGLYAHERRWSLPFVIGAGLSFLGGAVFGYKLVLPAMVGFLLDFLAGAVTPLLSFRDYIGTVTTFLVAFGLAFELPILAVILTRIGLVNHVMLRRAWRFALVAVAIAAAVITPTPDPGNMLLVAVPLYALYELGVLLSRVFRVRPAEDTTDGGAPLGT; this is encoded by the coding sequence ATGACGACACCACCCGCCGACCTCAAGAGCGCGCCGCTGCTCGACCACCTCGAAGAGCTGCGCAAGCGCATCATCATCAGCCTGGTCTTTCTGGCCATCGGGGTGGTCATCACCTTCCAGTACCGCCTGCAACTGATCGAGCTGGTCAAGGCGCCGCTGCAAGCCTCCGAGCAGTACCGGGAGAACGCCGTCACCGTCGTGACGCTGGGGCTGACCGACCAGTTCATCCTGACCCTCAACCTGTCGTTCTGGGCGGGCCTCGCGCTGGCGCTGCCCTTCATCCTGTGGCAGGTGTGGGCCTTTATCGCGCCAGGGCTGTACGCCCACGAGCGGAGGTGGTCGCTGCCCTTCGTGATCGGGGCCGGGCTCTCGTTCCTGGGGGGAGCGGTCTTCGGGTACAAGCTGGTGCTGCCCGCAATGGTCGGGTTCCTGCTGGACTTCCTGGCCGGGGCCGTCACGCCGCTGCTCAGCTTCAGGGACTACATCGGCACCGTCACCACCTTCCTCGTCGCCTTCGGGCTGGCCTTCGAGCTGCCGATCCTGGCGGTGATCCTCACCCGCATCGGGCTGGTGAACCACGTGATGCTGCGCCGGGCCTGGCGCTTCGCCCTGGTGGCGGTCGCCATCGCCGCCGCCGTGATCACGCCCACGCCCGACCCCGGCAACATGCTCCTCGTCGCCGTCCCGCTGTACGCCCTTTACGAGCTGGGGGTGCTCCTCTCGCGGGTGTTCCGCGTCCGGCCCGCCGAGGACACCACCGACGGGGGCGCCCCGCTGGGCACCTGA
- a CDS encoding TlpA disulfide reductase family protein, with protein sequence MNWPAPADFVHGEPLPPPGEWGRAGLVMVFNLECAACVSRGLPFLKRLHTEFGHRVELMALHTSRGHRLLPREDVEPTVTRFARDFARLPFPVALDVSGDLARAWGTEGTPHWFAFAPNGELVRSVYGSQENAQTRLAYLLEELAEREA encoded by the coding sequence ATGAACTGGCCCGCCCCCGCCGACTTCGTGCACGGGGAGCCTCTGCCACCGCCCGGCGAGTGGGGCAGGGCGGGGCTGGTGATGGTCTTCAACCTGGAATGCGCCGCCTGCGTCTCGCGCGGTCTTCCCTTTCTCAAGAGGCTGCACACCGAGTTCGGCCACCGGGTGGAGTTGATGGCGCTGCACACCAGCCGGGGCCACCGTCTCCTTCCGCGAGAGGACGTGGAGCCGACCGTCACACGCTTTGCGCGGGACTTCGCCCGGTTGCCCTTTCCCGTCGCCCTCGACGTGAGCGGTGACCTCGCCCGAGCGTGGGGAACGGAGGGCACCCCCCACTGGTTCGCCTTCGCCCCGAACGGCGAACTCGTCCGCAGCGTGTACGGCAGCCAGGAGAACGCGCAGACGCGGCTGGCCTACCTGCTCGAAGAACTGGCGGAGAGGGAGGCGTAG
- a CDS encoding GNAT family N-acetyltransferase — protein sequence MLTEANTLTPELETLLARAMFPDPGRIRRTLESYRTDPTRRVFAWVVEGRPVSTAGIQQRDGEVEVLHLGTAPGEERRGHARTLLHALAAYLNTGHVVAETDDEAVEFYRRAGFEVTPIPSPRERARYRCVLTLS from the coding sequence GTGCTCACCGAGGCGAATACCCTCACCCCCGAGCTGGAGACGCTGCTCGCCCGCGCGATGTTCCCTGACCCCGGGCGCATCCGCCGCACGTTGGAGAGCTACCGGACCGATCCCACCAGACGAGTCTTCGCCTGGGTGGTGGAGGGTCGCCCCGTGAGCACGGCAGGAATCCAGCAACGCGACGGGGAGGTCGAGGTCCTGCACCTCGGCACCGCCCCCGGTGAGGAGAGGCGGGGGCACGCCAGGACGCTCCTGCACGCTCTGGCCGCCTACCTGAACACGGGCCACGTGGTCGCGGAGACGGACGACGAGGCGGTGGAGTTCTACCGGCGGGCCGGATTCGAGGTGACGCCGATCCCCTCTCCCCGGGAGCGGGCGCGGTACCGCTGCGTCCTCACCCTTTCCTGA
- a CDS encoding GNAT family N-acetyltransferase, with product MTTPLHLVLNDPQVSAVALTALCTAVGWNVDGRRSPEQTARMLSRTLAFVCAYQEGRLVGFGRASGDVYGAQLLDLITRPDWQRQGVGTAVMGALLTHLRGEALGLSLIDGTGRPGFYERFGFRAANPETNRLMYLQSGHEK from the coding sequence ATGACCACACCCTTGCACCTCGTTCTCAACGACCCACAGGTATCCGCCGTCGCCCTCACCGCCCTGTGCACCGCTGTGGGCTGGAACGTGGATGGTCGCAGGAGCCCCGAGCAGACGGCGCGGATGCTCTCACGGACCCTCGCCTTCGTCTGTGCCTACCAGGAAGGGCGGCTCGTGGGCTTTGGGCGCGCCTCGGGAGACGTTTACGGTGCCCAACTCCTCGACCTGATCACCCGTCCTGACTGGCAGCGGCAGGGCGTCGGCACGGCGGTGATGGGGGCCCTGCTTACGCATCTACGCGGCGAGGCGCTGGGGCTCAGCCTGATCGACGGCACCGGGCGCCCCGGCTTCTACGAACGCTTCGGCTTCCGGGCGGCGAACCCGGAGACGAACCGGTTGATGTACCTGCAATCGGGGCACGAGAAGTAA
- a CDS encoding SDR family oxidoreductase: MTLFRLDGRHALVTGGSKGIGLAAAHALVRLGAHVTLAARGAEALKTAADALGAHCVVADVGTPEGVRAAVEAAAAVGNIDILVSNAGGPPPGFPSGVTEEAWQRGFEVTFLSTVRLTGAVLPGMRKRGWGRIIAVTSLTVGRPALNLPVSNAMRAAVTNHLRTLALEVAADGVTCNTVAPGYTATDRLKALHADPEAAEQLSARIPARRFGLPGEVGAAVAFLATPEAGYITGQEILVDGGWSI, translated from the coding sequence ATGACCCTCTTCAGGCTGGACGGACGGCACGCCCTCGTCACGGGCGGCAGCAAGGGTATCGGGCTCGCGGCGGCCCACGCGCTCGTGCGGCTGGGGGCGCACGTGACCCTCGCGGCGCGCGGGGCGGAGGCCCTCAAGACGGCGGCGGACGCCCTCGGCGCCCACTGCGTCGTGGCGGACGTGGGCACACCGGAGGGCGTGCGAGCGGCGGTCGAGGCAGCGGCGGCGGTCGGAAACATCGATATCCTGGTGAGCAACGCGGGCGGCCCGCCCCCCGGCTTCCCCAGCGGGGTGACCGAGGAGGCGTGGCAGCGGGGTTTCGAGGTGACCTTCCTCTCCACCGTGCGGCTCACCGGGGCGGTGCTGCCGGGAATGCGGAAGCGCGGGTGGGGCCGGATCATCGCGGTCACCAGCCTCACCGTCGGGCGGCCCGCCCTGAACCTGCCCGTGAGCAACGCGATGCGCGCCGCCGTGACGAACCACCTGAGGACCCTCGCGCTGGAGGTCGCCGCCGACGGGGTGACCTGCAACACCGTCGCGCCCGGCTACACCGCCACTGACCGATTGAAAGCCCTGCACGCCGACCCAGAGGCTGCCGAGCAGCTCAGCGCCCGCATCCCCGCCCGCCGCTTCGGTCTGCCGGGCGAGGTCGGGGCGGCGGTCGCCTTCCTCGCCACCCCCGAGGCGGGGTACATCACCGGACAGGAAATCCTGGTGGACGGCGGGTGGAGCATCTGA
- a CDS encoding ADP-ribosylglycohydrolase family protein: MTDPHLHTLLSLTAADALGAATEFKTPEAIRARYGETFTDYQPGSVFGFAPGEGTDDSQMTVATLLGYARGEGLEGVRLALRAWLGAGPPDVGSLTRAALSHGTPDGGARAWTASGFESAGNGGLMRVAAVWIAGFTGGALARESAVVTALTHADPRCVHASVFLTAFLQALSAEATYRVGAEVALAAMDTFDARDALLDTGIFGLGTREAHAAFRERDRGARAGVRARVRSGLDGHVTSQGGFVLDTLEAAVAHARAHTTWPACVEPAVLGGDDSDTVACVVGAIAGARGLPIPEHLLPPLRLGHGWPGWEQAWACTEHFPAVVAGARRG, encoded by the coding sequence GTGACCGACCCCCACCTCCACACCCTCCTCTCCCTGACCGCCGCCGACGCGCTGGGGGCCGCGACCGAGTTCAAGACCCCGGAGGCGATTCGCGCCCGCTACGGCGAGACCTTCACCGATTACCAGCCCGGCAGCGTCTTCGGCTTCGCCCCCGGCGAGGGCACCGACGACAGCCAGATGACCGTGGCGACCCTCCTGGGGTACGCGCGGGGGGAAGGGCTGGAGGGAGTGCGGCTGGCCCTGCGCGCGTGGCTGGGCGCCGGACCTCCGGACGTGGGCAGCCTGACCCGCGCGGCCCTGAGTCACGGCACCCCCGACGGCGGCGCCCGGGCCTGGACGGCGAGCGGTTTCGAGAGTGCGGGAAACGGTGGGTTGATGCGCGTCGCCGCCGTGTGGATCGCGGGCTTCACCGGCGGGGCGCTCGCCCGAGAGTCGGCCGTGGTCACGGCCCTCACGCACGCCGACCCCCGCTGCGTCCACGCCTCGGTGTTCCTGACGGCCTTCTTGCAGGCGCTGAGTGCAGAGGCGACCTACCGGGTCGGGGCGGAGGTGGCCCTGGCGGCGATGGATACTTTCGACGCACGGGACGCACTGCTCGACACCGGAATCTTCGGCCTGGGCACCCGCGAGGCCCACGCTGCCTTCCGCGAGCGTGACCGGGGCGCCCGGGCCGGGGTCCGCGCCCGCGTCCGCTCGGGGCTGGACGGGCACGTCACCTCGCAGGGCGGCTTCGTGCTCGACACCCTGGAGGCCGCCGTCGCCCACGCCCGCGCCCATACCACTTGGCCCGCCTGCGTGGAGCCCGCCGTCCTGGGTGGGGACGACAGCGACACGGTGGCCTGCGTGGTCGGGGCCATCGCCGGGGCGCGGGGCCTGCCCATTCCCGAACACCTGCTGCCCCCCCTGCGTCTGGGGCACGGCTGGCCCGGCTGGGAGCAAGCCTGGGCCTGCACCGAACACTTCCCGGCGGTGGTCGCGGGGGCGCGGCGGGGATGA
- a CDS encoding twin-arginine translocase TatA/TatE family subunit, with the protein MGPLEIILILLVVALIFGARKLPELGKGLGQGIKEFKKETHDPASPTHTTPVTDVQARPLDPVTTARPEGPRVVEMPADRDHRA; encoded by the coding sequence ATGGGACCGCTCGAAATCATCCTGATCCTGTTGGTCGTCGCCCTGATCTTTGGCGCGCGCAAGTTGCCCGAACTTGGCAAGGGCCTCGGGCAGGGCATCAAGGAGTTCAAGAAGGAGACGCACGACCCCGCCTCTCCCACCCACACGACCCCCGTGACGGATGTCCAGGCGCGCCCGCTCGACCCCGTCACGACGGCCCGGCCCGAGGGCCCGCGAGTGGTGGAAATGCCCGCCGACCGCGATCACCGGGCGTAG
- the rnhA gene encoding ribonuclease HI translates to MRPGGRPSFRKSAAQKAQDAARDLLPIRAGIQPDHPIAGELVDLYSDGACDTAAGHGGWATILKYRGQEFVLSGNEEGTTNNRMELRGLLEGLRALKRPCQVRVITDSQYLRKAFTDGWILKWQRNGWKTAGGEPVKNRELWEELIEQAKKHALTFVWVRGHDGHAENERVDRLAVQERKKLRKG, encoded by the coding sequence ATGAGGCCCGGCGGCAGACCCTCCTTCCGCAAGTCCGCCGCCCAGAAGGCGCAGGACGCGGCGCGGGACCTGCTCCCCATCAGGGCGGGCATCCAGCCGGATCACCCCATCGCCGGGGAACTCGTGGACCTCTACAGTGACGGCGCCTGCGACACGGCGGCGGGGCACGGCGGCTGGGCCACCATCCTGAAGTACCGGGGCCAGGAATTCGTCCTCAGCGGCAACGAGGAGGGCACGACGAACAACCGCATGGAGCTGCGCGGCCTCCTCGAAGGGCTCAGGGCCCTCAAGCGCCCCTGCCAGGTGCGGGTGATCACCGACAGCCAGTACCTCCGCAAGGCCTTCACCGACGGCTGGATTCTGAAGTGGCAGCGCAACGGCTGGAAAACGGCGGGCGGCGAGCCCGTCAAGAACCGCGAGTTGTGGGAGGAACTGATCGAGCAGGCGAAGAAGCACGCCCTCACCTTCGTCTGGGTGCGCGGCCACGACGGACACGCGGAAAACGAGCGGGTGGACCGGCTGGCCGTGCAGGAGCGCAAGAAGCTCAGGAAAGGGTGA
- a CDS encoding barstar family protein, translating into MHDGRTAYVLLDTAKVHDWASLHKVCAEAFGFPEFYGRNMNAWMDCLTYLHEGDGMSRFTLEAGEHLFVLLPDFEIFAARVPEIAEALLSCTAFVNQRYLEQKEMPCLALVLQ; encoded by the coding sequence ATGCATGATGGACGCACGGCCTACGTCTTGCTAGACACAGCGAAAGTGCATGATTGGGCGAGCTTACATAAGGTATGTGCCGAAGCGTTCGGCTTTCCAGAGTTCTATGGCCGGAATATGAACGCTTGGATGGATTGTCTTACCTACTTACATGAAGGTGATGGGATGTCTCGATTCACGTTAGAGGCAGGAGAACATCTTTTTGTCCTCCTTCCCGATTTCGAAATATTTGCTGCAAGAGTGCCAGAGATTGCAGAGGCTCTCTTGAGCTGCACGGCCTTTGTCAATCAGCGGTATCTTGAGCAGAAGGAAATGCCCTGTCTGGCACTTGTCTTGCAATAA
- a CDS encoding MFS transporter: protein MSPSASLPASGWRTFLALWGSQSVSRVGSAVAYFALIIYLAQTLYPAEGQKAQLALATGAVFILATSLAVILAPITGSIVDRHDRRRVMLLCDTLSGVVTLAVAALMLTTALPLWVLLLYVIVTQTLDITHEAAFETSYAMLLPDEALTRANGMVQTTRTLSYLIGPALATLLIGLPALLARGGGGGWLASLHDGVPFALAVDGLSFLIAAAVLARLHIPSPPPAESHGGAAANVKADTRLGWTYLLRRPPLLHLLVVFAVLNLALAAIPSYQVLLARFTLAPDLEARGLGFTAALAILQTATSAGMFLGGLAISAWGGLRRHKFLGIFVPLGLMGLGLLGVGLSGHLYVTAAALACTVFLMPVATAHSSGIWQAQVPREMQGRVFAVRRLVARFTAPLGMGLISLLATRLPPAPVIAALGVLVALLAALQLLNPAMRRLDDREYLEGLAQMRAGD, encoded by the coding sequence ATGTCCCCCTCAGCTTCTCTTCCGGCCTCCGGCTGGAGAACGTTCCTGGCGTTGTGGGGTTCGCAGTCGGTCAGCCGGGTGGGCAGCGCCGTCGCGTACTTCGCCCTGATCATCTACCTCGCGCAGACCCTGTACCCCGCTGAGGGCCAGAAGGCGCAGCTCGCCCTGGCGACGGGCGCGGTGTTCATCCTCGCCACGTCGCTCGCCGTGATCCTCGCGCCGATCACCGGGTCCATCGTTGACCGGCACGACCGCAGGCGGGTGATGCTGCTGTGCGACACCCTCTCCGGCGTGGTGACCCTGGCCGTGGCCGCCCTGATGCTCACCACCGCCCTGCCGCTGTGGGTGCTGCTCCTCTACGTGATCGTCACCCAGACCCTCGACATCACGCACGAGGCGGCCTTCGAGACGAGCTACGCGATGCTCCTGCCCGACGAGGCCCTGACACGCGCCAACGGCATGGTGCAGACCACCCGGACGCTGAGCTACCTGATCGGCCCGGCCCTCGCCACCCTCCTGATCGGCCTGCCCGCCCTGCTCGCGCGCGGGGGAGGGGGCGGCTGGCTCGCCTCGCTGCACGACGGGGTTCCTTTTGCGCTCGCCGTGGACGGCCTGAGCTTCCTGATCGCCGCCGCCGTGCTCGCCCGCCTGCATATCCCCAGCCCGCCCCCCGCCGAGAGCCACGGGGGCGCCGCCGCGAACGTGAAGGCCGACACCCGCCTGGGCTGGACATACCTGCTGCGCCGCCCGCCCCTGCTGCACCTCCTCGTCGTCTTCGCGGTCCTGAACCTCGCGCTCGCCGCCATCCCGAGCTATCAGGTGCTCCTCGCCCGCTTCACCCTGGCGCCCGACCTGGAGGCGCGCGGCCTGGGCTTTACCGCCGCCCTCGCCATCCTCCAGACGGCCACGAGCGCGGGGATGTTCCTGGGCGGGCTCGCCATCTCCGCCTGGGGGGGTCTGAGGCGGCACAAGTTCCTCGGCATCTTCGTTCCCCTCGGGCTGATGGGCCTGGGGCTGCTCGGGGTGGGGCTCTCGGGCCACCTGTACGTCACGGCGGCGGCCCTCGCCTGCACCGTGTTCCTGATGCCGGTGGCGACCGCCCACAGCAGCGGCATCTGGCAGGCGCAGGTCCCCCGCGAGATGCAGGGTCGGGTCTTCGCCGTGCGCCGCCTCGTCGCGCGCTTCACCGCCCCACTTGGCATGGGGCTGATCAGCCTCCTCGCCACCCGGTTGCCGCCCGCCCCGGTCATCGCCGCCCTCGGCGTGCTCGTCGCTCTGCTCGCCGCCCTCCAACTGCTCAACCCCGCGATGCGGCGCCTGGACGACCGCGAATACCTGGAGGGACTGGCGCAGATGCGCGCGGGGGACTGA